From one Trifolium pratense cultivar HEN17-A07 linkage group LG1, ARS_RC_1.1, whole genome shotgun sequence genomic stretch:
- the LOC123890005 gene encoding uncharacterized protein LOC123890005, translating to MFAKKVTTVNPFAKKRSQHGVVSTTPNVNTKKQLWRLPHVFAKMLELPFPSDADISIEETPQFFRFVALCNKMNIFNDGGVRAQAIEILPGITKIVIKRFDGGDVSVAGQQEKRSSLGVDLWRFRLPPWTQPERVTAVCSGGKLVVTVPKIKGN from the coding sequence ATGTTCGCTAAGAAAGTTACAACCGTTAACCCCTTCGCAAAGAAACGTTCTCAACACGGCGTCGTTTCAACAACACCAAACGTAAACACAAAAAAGCAGTTATGGAGGCTTCCACATGTGTTTGCTAAAATGCTCGAGCTTCCTTTTCCTTCAGATGCCGATATTTCGATCGAGGAAACGCCGCAGTTTTTCCGGTTTGTAGCGTTATGTAAtaagatgaatattttcaatgaCGGTGGTGTGCGAGCTCAGGCGATTGAGATTCTACCAGGAATAACTAAAATTGTGATCAAGAGATTCGATGGTGGTGATGTTTCGGTGGCGGGTCAGCAAGAGAAGAGGTCATCTCTTGGTGTTGATCTTTGGCGGTTTAGACTTCCGCCGTGGACGCAGCCGGAGAGGGTTACTGCTGTTTGTTCCGGTGGGAAATTGGTAGTGACAGTGCCTAAGATCAAAGGGAACTAA